A window of Nitrospirota bacterium genomic DNA:
CGTTGGTGAGGACGATTCCGACCGCCTTCGCGGTGTCGATCACGCTTCCGCCCCCGACCGCGATGAGCAGATCCGTCCCCGCCTCCTGGCACCGGCGGGCGATTTCGGCAATCACGATCTCGGGTACCTCGCGCGAAGCCTGATCCATCACGTCGCAGGGCACGTCGGCCTCGGCGAGCGAGGCCTGTACGAGCTCGGCGAGGCCGTTCTGAGCCACGCTCTGATCCGTCACGATACTGACGTGTGAGGCGCCCTCGCGTGCGGCGTGGCGCCCGATTTCCCGCGCGCAATGGGTGCCGAATACCACCTCGCGAGGCCAGATGGACAACGTGGTCGACTTCGGCTTGGCGACCCGTCCTTTCCAGCGCGGGGTCAGCGAGGCCCTCAACGCGATGGGCTTGATGCCCCGAGCCCGGGTGGGCGGAAAATCCGACTTTGTCGATAAGGCGACCCACGCCATCACGGCAATGGCCCCGAGCAGCGCGGCGGCGCCGAACCCCAAGAGGCCCCGTGCGTTCCATGACGACCGGGCCGCGGCGTCGGCCGCTTCGGCACCCGGTTGAGTGTTTCCGAGGCTCCGCGCCGAGACCATCGCGTCCGAGATCTCGCCCATGACGCGGGCCATCTGGGCGTCGACCGACGCATCGTAGAAGCGCGACACCCGACGGCCGTCAGCGACCGCGTCGACGAGGCGGGTGATTTCCTCGCCGGGAATCTGCGCGCGGCGGGCGTTCAGCGACACCACCAGCGCATCGGTGTTGATCGCGATGCGGCGCTCCATCTCGGAGAGCACCCTCATTCGCGAGAGGAGCTGCTCGGCGAAGCGGGGCGTGTTGGGCGGCACTGCGGTGGCGGTCTGCACAATGACCTCGCCGAGGCGCTCCTGAAACCAGGCACCGCTGCGAACGCGTCCCAGCAACTCCTGTGCCTCGCTGAGAGCGGTGTCGAGCGATGATCGCTCGTCGTACAAGCGCCTCGCGGTCGTGGCGATTGAGAGCCCGATTGCCTCCTGCAGTCTTGCGTTGCGTCCCTCGGCGAAGGTGAGCGCATCGTTGCTGACGTCTCTCCAACGCCGGGCAAGTTGGGTGAGTCGCTCGGCGTCGAGCTCCTCCACGGCGAGAAGCCGATTCCCGATGCCTTCTTGGATGCGAGCGTCAGGTTCATACGTCATCCACTGATTCCCCACCCATCCCGGGGAAACGAGCTGTTCCGGTTGGATTCGAGCGGGTGCGTTGCTTGTTGCGGCCAGCGCGACGGCTCCATCCGGGATCACGCCCACGGCCAGAAGGAGCCGGACGATCCAGAAC
This region includes:
- a CDS encoding iron-containing alcohol dehydrogenase, with translation MKSHPRRVPPYAQAVSWSGAFWIVRLLLAVGVIPDGAVALAATSNAPARIQPEQLVSPGWVGNQWMTYEPDARIQEGIGNRLLAVEELDAERLTQLARRWRDVSNDALTFAEGRNARLQEAIGLSIATTARRLYDERSSLDTALSEAQELLGRVRSGAWFQERLGEVIVQTATAVPPNTPRFAEQLLSRMRVLSEMERRIAINTDALVVSLNARRAQIPGEEITRLVDAVADGRRVSRFYDASVDAQMARVMGEISDAMVSARSLGNTQPGAEAADAAARSSWNARGLLGFGAAALLGAIAVMAWVALSTKSDFPPTRARGIKPIALRASLTPRWKGRVAKPKSTTLSIWPREVVFGTHCAREIGRHAAREGASHVSIVTDQSVAQNGLAELVQASLAEADVPCDVMDQASREVPEIVIAEIARRCQEAGTDLLIAVGGGSVIDTAKAVGIVLTNGGSIRDYEGVDRVGRPITPLYAVPTTAGCGAETSPLCIVRDGAHQRKIEIFSPKLIPMRVFIDPLMTRSMPPDLTASTGVDALANAIEAYCSTWANPLSDTLALDAMRLISQNLRAAVADGKNLSARQQMALAAFEAGQASANARSGAVHALGHSLSGLFDIPERISDAILLPHVMKANMYADVRRMARVAEALGEPVGGLSARTAAQQAIHAVMLLMVDVGLPTSLDKVGINKDAISTLSEQALQDPFLSTNPRALNREDIQTIYEDAFVEYAVTDMKSAPSPNTRAVVH